CGGGAAACCCCACCGCAACCGGCAATATTCAAAAAATAGAGGGGATCGCCGGCACTTTTACCGAAGGAATGTCTTTTAATTATCCCTACCAGCAGGCGCCGGACAACTCGGTGGATATAATAGACCAACTGGCAGCCGGAAACCAGCTTATCATGGGCAGCGATCCGGCCAAAGATAAATGGGTAAGGGGCCGGGGCACGTCATATGGCGCTTATTATAAGGGCGGGAAAGCCTCAACTCACAATAACATATATCTGACTTTCTCTCTCGGCTCTTTGAACAACGGCATCCATCCCAGCACTGCGTCGGAATTAACCCGGCGGATCTTAGCCTTCCAGGGATTTAACGTGGAACCAGAGCCGATAGTTGACCTGGTTGATTCGGTTTATACCGGCACAGTAGAAGGATCGGTAGAGCTTTCCTGGACGGCGGTCAGCGATGATTCCCTGACCGAGGCCGCTTCAAAATACTGGTTGAAATACACCAAATATGACGCCTCCGCATCGGACCTGGGCAAGATGAGTGCTGAGGAGGATTTTATAGATACGGGCTTACTTATTATCAAGCTTGGACGCCTGCAGCCGTAGACACGCGCGAGAAAAAAATAGTATATGGCTTTGCCCCGGGCGATACACTGATATTCGCTCTAAAGGCAGGTGACGAATCCGCTCCAGTCAGGTGGGGTACCTTAGGCAACGAACCAAGAATTATTGCTACCGGCGACACGGTTACGCCCCATACGGTCAGGTTGGGCTATACTTATGGCTGTGTCAATGATTTTTGCAAGAGCGAAAGAATAGGCATCCGCCTCGGAGATACGTTGTTCACCACCTGGGATGCCTCCAACCTGTATCTGAGTTATAGCCGCAATGACTGGCGCACCGCCGGCGACCTGGTCTTTTATTTTGACACCAGAACCGGCGGGGCCGACTCCACTTTTAAATACAACGGCGCCGTTGCCGCCGGTTTTGACGTAAACTTCCGACCCGATTTCTGCCTGGTGTTTGAGAATGCCGATTCCATCTTTTTAAACAAATGATAATTCCTGGAACGCTTTCCCCCCGGCAAATAGTATCGACAAGGGGGCTAAGGTTCCGGCCAAATATGGCGCCTTCTACCAGTTCAACAGCCTGGCCGCCGGGGTCTCGCCCCGGGCCACGGCCCAGCCTTTGGCCATAGAGCTCTCGGAATTTGCCTGCCAGAGCGGAAGCGATGGCATAACTTTGACCTGGCAGACCGCCAGCGAGCGCAACAATTATGAGTGGCTGATAGAGCGTTCCTCCGAACCAGACGGAGGCTTCCGATACTTGGCTACCATAAAGGCCGAAGCTGGATCGCCGTCCGGCTGCCAGTACAGTTACACCGACGCAACGGTGTTGCCCAATACCACCTATTACTACCGGCTAGGGGACAAGGACCTGAACGGCCGGGTCACCTGGCACGGCCCGGTAATGGCGGTAAGCGCCGGCCTGGCCTATGACAAGCTGCAACTGATGCCCTGCCGGCCCAATCCGGCCTCGGGCGTGGTTTCCATCAGCTATGCGCTGCACAAATCCGGAACGGTTTTACTTAGCGTATATGACGTTTGCGGACGGAAGGTAAAAATTTTGGACCAGGGGTCAAAACAGAGCGGGGCTTATAATCTGACCTGGAAGGGCGATGACAGCCAGGGAAGGATGTTGCCGGCCGGGGTATATTTCTACCAGCTTAATTTTGAAGGGGCCAGCCTTACTCAAAGGATGGTGCTGATGAGGTGAAAAATAGTTGATTACCGGGCCGCCCAAGGCGGATTTAAGAAAGCGGATGAATTGAGGAAAGTAAGGGGCATCGGCCCCAAGCGCCTGAGTCAGCTGATAGAGCATGTGACGGTGGGTCCGTAAAATATAAAGGGAAAATAAATGGAACATTTTTTAAAACACCTTTTGACAACCGACACGACATCTGCTATGCTTACAATTGGGAGATTTTCAAAACAACCGTAAAGAAGGAGCATGAGGCCAATGGCTTTGACCTATTCCGGGAAATTGGGCTTTGCCAAACAGCTGGGCAGCATCATCCAGGCAAAGGCCGTAGAACTGAAAGCGGCCAAGATGGACGTTGACGGCAGGTCCAAGGGGATATCGGCCAGGGTGGATATTGCGATCAAGGAGGACGGCAAACAGGAGACGCTGAAAGCGGAACTTAGGGCCCAAACCGACAAGGCGGTGGAGGCGGCAAACCAGGCCTACAGTTACGCCTCCGACACCGCAGACCTGATAGTCGGGTCGCTGGGGAAAACTCATGAGCTTTCAAAAAGGATCCGCAAACTGCGGGAGCAGATGTCCAACGTGGGCAACCGGGGAAAGAAGAAACAGGCATAGAGAATGGGATGTATTCGCAAGGGAAGGAGATGTTTTCCCTTGCGAATATTCTTTTTTAGGCAGCGAAGATGCTTGCTTCGGAAGAGAATGGACTTGCGGCGACAGGGAATATTCCATTTTCACAAGGGAATATTGAACATTCTCTGTGGAATACTCCATTTTCAGAAGAGAATATCGGATATTCTCTATGGAATACTCCATTTTCAGAGGAGAATATAGTTGCGGCAGAGGAGAATATTGAATATTCTGCAGGGAATGGAGGCAATTCAGGAGGGAATATCCAAACTGCCGGTGCAAACCCATAGAAAACAACAAGTTAGGCGAAATAGGAAAAACCATGAAACGCTGTATATTCATACTTTGCATTCTGCCTTTTGCCTTTTGCTTTTGTACAGCCCAGACCGTCTATAATTTAGAGATCATCTTCCAGCGGGGCACGCCTGACACCAGCCTGCGTTATTGGGGCGCGGCCAT
This is a stretch of genomic DNA from candidate division TA06 bacterium. It encodes these proteins:
- a CDS encoding helix-hairpin-helix domain-containing protein gives rise to the protein MVDYRAAQGGFKKADELRKVRGIGPKRLSQLIEHVTVGP
- a CDS encoding T9SS type A sorting domain-containing protein; translation: MTWQTASERNNYEWLIERSSEPDGGFRYLATIKAEAGSPSGCQYSYTDATVLPNTTYYYRLGDKDLNGRVTWHGPVMAVSAGLAYDKLQLMPCRPNPASGVVSISYALHKSGTVLLSVYDVCGRKVKILDQGSKQSGAYNLTWKGDDSQGRMLPAGVYFYQLNFEGASLTQRMVLMR